In Populus nigra chromosome 10, ddPopNigr1.1, whole genome shotgun sequence, the following proteins share a genomic window:
- the LOC133705679 gene encoding OVARIAN TUMOR DOMAIN-containing deubiquitinating enzyme 9 isoform X1: MILYEQDPDVVRWGLHDLIDVCTLSNSGSCNSVTCYGMDTFNVEYVREYYNDPIYASNVENDAVIARALQEELSRIAYVEASGLNNTERESIITQHWPGPHETCHGSEHEDDQRVTVHSESMMYADDCSKNMADYSIKKDEILIPTSSSSNGENSLEMEELTLILNIENESALDGEVGKRITEMVPVSHVPKTNGEIPSEDEQMSDHQRLLERLKVYYLVENKVQGDGNCQFCSLSDQLYRSPEHHKLVRERVIDQLKSQPQMYSSYVPMAYDDYLKKMSKSGEWGDHVTLQAAADSYGIKIFVITSFKDTCYIEILPRVQKSNRVIFLSFWAEVHYNSIYPEGGKQLDLVCQSNEYCSMILHSRVHLFLASI; this comes from the exons ATGATTTTATATGAGCAGGATCCAGATGTTGTTCGATGGGGTCTCCATGATCTAATTGATGTTTGTACACTTTCAAATTCTGGTTCATGTAATTCTGTTACTTGTTATGGCATGGATACATTTAACGTTGAGTATGTTAGAGAATATTATAATGACCCGATATATGCAAGTAATGTGGAGAATGATGCTGTTATTGCTCGTGCTCTCCAAGAAGAACTTTCAAGGATTGCTTATGTGGAAGCATCTGGGTTAAATAACACTGAACGAGAATCAATTATTACACAGCACTGGCCTGGTCCTCATGAAACATGCCATGGTTCTG AGCATGAGGATGATCAGAGAGTCACTGTTCACAGTGAAAGCATGATGTATGCTGATGATTGCAGCAAAAATATGGCAGATTATTCTATCAAGAAGGATGAAATATTGATTCCTACTTCATCTTCTAGCAATGGAGAAAATTCCCTCGAGATGGAAGAGCTGACActtattttaaatatagaaaatgaATCTGCTCTTGATGGTGAAGTGGGCAAGAGGATAACTGAGATGGTTCCTGTTTCT CATGTTCCTAAAACTAATGGAGAAATACCATCGGAGGATGAACAGATGTCAGATCATCAAAGACTGCTAGAAAG GTTAAAGGTATATTATCTTGTTGAGAATAAAGTTCAAGGAGATGGTAACTGTCAG TTTTGTTCTCTGTCAGATCAACTCTATCGCTCTCCTGAACACCACAAATTGGTGAGAGAACGAGTTATTGATCAG CTCAAGTCTCAGCCGCAAATGTACAGCAGCTATGTTCCTATGGCTTATGACGACTATCTGAAGAAAATGAGCAA GAGTGGTGAATGGGGTGACCACGTTACATTGCAGGCTGCCGCAGATTCG TATGGTATCAAGATATTTGTGATAACTTCATTCAAGGATACATGTTACATCGAGATCCTTCCAAGAGTTCAAAAGTCCAATCGag TTATTTTCTTGAGCTTTTGGGCGGAGGTGCACTACAATTCTATTTATCCAGAAGGAGGTAAACAGTTGGATCTTGTTTGTCAAAGCAATGAATATTGTTCTATGATACTTCATAGCAGGGTCCATCTTTTTCTGGCTTCCATCTGA
- the LOC133704613 gene encoding serine/threonine-protein kinase PCRK1-like, whose amino-acid sequence MILAIGPVGTMKCFHFSNKEKNKEPKTCNQICSARSTSSTSTSMSTDRDLRKSGSEFNSQNVSDFSTDSSTKNSFAALSQRQSNLRVFTFSELKTATKNFNRSVMIGEGGFGGVYRGVIRSMEDSSKKVDIAVKQLGRRGLQGHKEWVTEVNFLGIAEHPNIVKLVGYCAEDDERGVQRLLVYEFMPNKSVQDHLSSKFQKVLPWATRVKIAQDAARGLAYLHEGMDFQIIFRDVKSSNILLDDQWNAKLSDFGLARLGPSDGLSHVSTAVVGTIGYAAPEYIRTGRLTSKSDVWSFGVFLYELITGRRPLDRNRPKNEQKLLEWVRPHLSGARKFRLILDPRLEGKYNIKTAQKLAAVANCCLVRQAKTRPKMSEILEMINKIVDTTDNGSPLLPMKSLAPKDAPERSKRERVKMRFVDPIIGESGCWSAWRTRQRILL is encoded by the exons ATGATCTTG GCAATTGGTCCTGTGGGAACTATGAAGTGTTTTCACTTCtctaataaagagaaaaataaagaaccaAAGACTTGTAACCAAATCTGTTCTGCCCGATCCACTTCGTCTACATCAACGTCGATGTCAACTGATCGTGACCTGAGGAAATCTGGGTCTGAGTTCAATTCTCAGAATGTATCAGATTTTAGCACAGACTCGTCCACAAAGAACTCATTTGCTGCTCTGTCTCAAAGACAGAGCAATCTTAGAGTCTTCACATTCTCAGAACTGAAGACAGCGACAAAGAATTTCAACCGCTCTGTCATGATTGGAGAGGGTGGATTTGGTGGTGTGTACAGGGGAGTAATCCGAAGCATGGAAGACTCAAGTAAGAAGGTCGATATCGCTGTCAAACAACTGGGCAGAAGAGGGCTCCAG GGGCACAAGGAATGGGTGACTGAAGTAAATTTTCTAGGGATTGCTGAACATCCAAATATTGTCAAATTAGTGGGCTACTGTGCTGAGGACGATGAACGGGGAGTCCAGCGCCTTCTGGTGTATGAATTTATGCCCAACAAAAGTGTGCAGGATCACTTGTCAAGTAAATTTCAGAAGGTTCTTCCCTGGGCGACAAGAGTAAAAATTGCCCAGGATGCTGCCCGAGGCTTAGCATACCTCCATGAAGGAATGGATTTTCAG ATTATTTTCAGAGATGTCAAGTCTTCAAACATACTACTGGATGACCAATGGAATGCAAAGCTATCAGACTTTGGGCTGGCCAGATTGGGACCTTCAGATGGTTTGAGCCATGTTTCGACTGCG GTAGTTGGAACAATCGGATATGCAGCTCCTGAATATATTCGAACCGGGCGTCTCACTTCTAAAAGCGATGTGTGGAGCTTTGGGGTTTTTCTTTACGAACTTATAACAGGCAGACGTCCTTTGGATAGGAACCGCCCAAAGAATGAACAAAAACTCTTGGAATGGGTCAGGCCACACCTCTCTGGTGCAAGAAAGTTCAGGTTGATCTTGGACCCAAGGCTTGAGGGGAAATATAACATCAAGACTGCCCAGAAGCTTGCTGCCGTAGCAAATTGTTGCTTGGTAAGACAGGCAAAAACACGCCCGAAAATGAGTGAAATCCTTGAGATGATCAACAAGATTGTTGACACAACAGACAATGGAAGCCCCTTGCTCCCTATGAAGAGTTTGGCCCCGAAAGATGCTCCCGAAAGATCTAAAAGAGAACGTGTAAAGATGAGGTTTGTGGATCCAATAATTGGAGAGAGTGGATGTTGGTCTGCTTGGAGAACTAGGCAACGAATCTTGCTTTGA
- the LOC133705679 gene encoding OVARIAN TUMOR DOMAIN-containing deubiquitinating enzyme 9 isoform X2, which produces MILYEQDPDVVRWGLHDLIDVCTLSNSGSCNSVTCYGMDTFNVEYVREYYNDPIYASNVENDAVIARALQEELSRIAYVEASGLNNTERESIITQHWPGPHETCHGSEHEDDQRVTVHSESMMYADDCSKNMADYSIKKDEILIPTSSSSNGENSLEMEELTLILNIENESALDGEVGKRITEMVPVSHVPKTNGEIPSEDEQMSDHQRLLERLKVYYLVENKVQGDGNCQFCSLSDQLYRSPEHHKLVRERVIDQLKSQPQMYSSYVPMAYDDYLKKMSKSGEWGDHVTLQAAADSYGIKIFVITSFKDTCYIEILPRVQKSNRVIFLSFWAEVHYNSIYPEGEAPQYEPKKKKKWWNLG; this is translated from the exons ATGATTTTATATGAGCAGGATCCAGATGTTGTTCGATGGGGTCTCCATGATCTAATTGATGTTTGTACACTTTCAAATTCTGGTTCATGTAATTCTGTTACTTGTTATGGCATGGATACATTTAACGTTGAGTATGTTAGAGAATATTATAATGACCCGATATATGCAAGTAATGTGGAGAATGATGCTGTTATTGCTCGTGCTCTCCAAGAAGAACTTTCAAGGATTGCTTATGTGGAAGCATCTGGGTTAAATAACACTGAACGAGAATCAATTATTACACAGCACTGGCCTGGTCCTCATGAAACATGCCATGGTTCTG AGCATGAGGATGATCAGAGAGTCACTGTTCACAGTGAAAGCATGATGTATGCTGATGATTGCAGCAAAAATATGGCAGATTATTCTATCAAGAAGGATGAAATATTGATTCCTACTTCATCTTCTAGCAATGGAGAAAATTCCCTCGAGATGGAAGAGCTGACActtattttaaatatagaaaatgaATCTGCTCTTGATGGTGAAGTGGGCAAGAGGATAACTGAGATGGTTCCTGTTTCT CATGTTCCTAAAACTAATGGAGAAATACCATCGGAGGATGAACAGATGTCAGATCATCAAAGACTGCTAGAAAG GTTAAAGGTATATTATCTTGTTGAGAATAAAGTTCAAGGAGATGGTAACTGTCAG TTTTGTTCTCTGTCAGATCAACTCTATCGCTCTCCTGAACACCACAAATTGGTGAGAGAACGAGTTATTGATCAG CTCAAGTCTCAGCCGCAAATGTACAGCAGCTATGTTCCTATGGCTTATGACGACTATCTGAAGAAAATGAGCAA GAGTGGTGAATGGGGTGACCACGTTACATTGCAGGCTGCCGCAGATTCG TATGGTATCAAGATATTTGTGATAACTTCATTCAAGGATACATGTTACATCGAGATCCTTCCAAGAGTTCAAAAGTCCAATCGag TTATTTTCTTGAGCTTTTGGGCGGAGGTGCACTACAATTCTATTTATCCAGAAGGAG